CTCTACAAGGTGGAAAAGGGTGACCCGTCCGTCGCCTTGGGCATCTACGTGCAGGTCCTGCGCGTACTGGGGCTGGTCGACGATTTGTCCCTGGTGGCCAAGGAGGACGCTGTCGGTCGGCGCCTTCAGGACGAGTCACTGCCTCTGCGGCGGCGTGCCCCGCGCCGTAAGGGCACAACAGGCAACGACAATGACTAG
The nucleotide sequence above comes from Desulfuromonadales bacterium. Encoded proteins:
- a CDS encoding helix-turn-helix domain-containing protein; the encoded protein is MPKKTTHIYPGSKRELEALGQRLREARLRRRFSVETVCLRTDISRPTLYKVEKGDPSVALGIYVQVLRVLGLVDDLSLVAKEDAVGRRLQDESLPLRRRAPRRKGTTGNDND